From the genome of Mucilaginibacter paludis DSM 18603:
TCAATTGTAAAATCGTGTGATAAACTTGGATTGAGCAGAATATCACTGGAGATGCCGCTTTTGTTGATAATATAATTGAGGCTCATGGCTGGGGTAATGATGCCGGCCAGGTCATAATCAAGATAAGTATTTATGATGCTGCTGAATGATGATGAAACCTGGGTGCTGGTTGCGTTATAAAACAATTTGGTAAATGATACCCCGCCTTCCATATTTTGGCCAATGGTATAGTTGTACCCTGCTTCTATATTGCCACCATCAAGCTTGTTTTTTTTCCGGTTGGTGATAAAATCAAGGCTGCCTGAAAAATAAATTCCTGATTTTAACGAATAGGTGATGTTGGGTGATAGTCCCGGTGTTGATACGGTATCTGTACGCCCCAAGTATACATTGTTGCTGAGATAGTTTAGCCCTATTTTAAGGGAAGCTTTTTTTTGAGATGATGTATCAGTTTGTGCATAGGAGTAAGAAACCAATAAGCATAGCAGAGCTATAGCCGGAAATTTGTAAACAGCCGTCATTTGCAATAGGGTTTAATTAATTGAGGACTGGTTTGACGAATTAAGTATGCAATGGTTTAATTGCCGCTTATATGTATTTTCGCATTAAACCCTGGTGCAAAGTAGGGGTCATATGATTATAATTAACCAAGCCATAAGATAAAGTTAATGTGTTTTAGATAAGTGTTGTTGTTTTTTGAATAGGCTGCTTCTGTTTGTGGGGGCAGTCTTTTTTTTGTGGGTGATTAAGGAGGGGCATGCTCAGGAAGTATAAGAAGGATATTTTATAATGGAATCTATATAAGTTGCTGATTGTTAATGATTAATCGTCATTGCGAGGTACGAAGCAATCTCTACATAGGCAGAGCGGCTTGTGCAGGTTCACACTGTATAGCAGAAGTTGCTTCGTCGTATCTCCTTGTAATGAAGTCTACTTAAGTCATTGATTATCAGTGCGTATTTTTTCTGTAAAAAATTAGTATCTTAATTTAGAGCCGGAGCCTTACTCAGTATGACACGCCTTTTTTTGTGCGCGAAAGCGGTCATCCTGAGCCTGTCGAAGGACGTGCGGCATGGCCCTGTACGAGGTCTTTTTTTGATGCGGCTTATCATTTCGATTGCATAAGATACTGATTGTCATACTGTATATTATTGCTCTAATATACAGTATTCTTAATTTAAAGCATCGGCCCGCTCAGTCGCCGCGGGAAAGGCTTTGTTCTTTTTTCTTGACAAAAAAGAACCAAAAAGTCAAGACTGCCCGATCCTTCCACCCGCAGGCCAAACCCGGCCCGGCGTGCAGTCTGGCCTTTGCGCACATTTCTTTCTGCGCAAAATAGCCTACAGGTTTCAAACGTCATCCCTATTTTTTTCCGGTTGGCCGGGTCTGTTACTTATAATGACGTCTATGTAAGTTGTTGATTATCAATACTAAATATCTCTCCACTATGTCATCGACGTGAGGAGGGACCTCCTATGATGAAATATGCAAGGTAAACGAGGCAAAAGGGCTTAAAAAGGGGTTATAACACGTATTGCTTAAATGTTTTTGGTCAAAGCATGGCCCTGTTTGTTTAACTTTCCAGTGCAAATCAAAAGAGGAAACAGGCGCTGCTGAGGAGCAACCTGCCAGCAATATGATTTGCTGAACCACGGATAAAGGCCTCTGTCAAAGGAGGCTTTTTATTTATCCTGTTCACTGAATGGCTAAAAAAACCTTCACGAATTTTTATTTTAATGCGTTGATAAATGACCAGCTAACCTCCTATAAGCAGACACTTTGCAGGCTGCAGGATCGCGTTCAAATTATTTGGATAAAAGGGCAACCGTAACCTTTTGTATAGCAGACACCTTTCGGGCCGCAGATCCCTCGCTTCGGTTTGCCCATTTCATAAAAAAACCAAACCGGCTTTATCAGGCATTCGTCCTTTTGGACTTATTTGACAACCGAAGTTACGTAAGGTTTTTGATTCTTCATAACGAAACGTATCCGGTTGAGCATTTTTTTAGCTATCCTGATGATGGCCTTATTCTTTTTCATTCTTTTGCAAAGGTTATTGAAAGCCAGCGTCATGGCCGGGTCGAGCCTGACAGCTATCCAAGAGGCCTCGATAAGCTTCTCCCGTAATTGGTGATGGGCTCTTTTAGTGAGCCCCAATATGATTTTTTGATCGCCGGAACTATGTATATCCGGCACCAGCCCCACATATCCACACAAGGCATCCAGGGAATCAAAGCGTTCAATGTCGCCGATCTCTGTAACCAATAATAAGGCGGTAATCTCGCCTATACCGGGGATGGTACGGATCAGTTCTATGATTTGTTGATAACGTGGCTGCCGGGATAAGGCTCTGACTTCCCTGGTGGCTGTGAGTACCATGATACGTGTCTGCTGGTATCCCTGTAGCAGAATATCCAGGTTGATCCGGGCCGATGGAGGTAAGCAAAGGGCCTTGAGCAGGCAGATATAGTGATTCGACCAGTATTTATCCGTGTCTACCGCCACTGACTGATCCTGGAAGTTGAGCCATCCTTTTATTTGGTTCTTATAGCGTGTCTGATCTTTGATCATTTGCTGGTAAACACGGATAATACCGCGGTCATCCTGTTGCTCGATGCCAGGCACGAAGATACCTTTCAGGGCTCCTTCACTTAATGTTTTACTGAGTTTCCGGCAATCGACCGTATCTGATTTGCGCTGCTTTTCCTTGTCTGTCAGCGGGACATCGGCAGGATTTACGACGATGCAGGACATCCCCAGCTCACTAAACTGTCGCTGATAGCCAAAGCCGCAAAAACCGGCTTCGTAAACGAGCCTGTAATCGGCCGAAGGATAGTTCTGTTGTAGATGCCCGCTTAAGGCCTTAGGTGAAGGTTCCTGGGAAAACGTCTTTAGCTCCATATGGGTGCTGCGAAGGCTGACCTTCCAGGACTTCTTGTGTACATCTATGCCAACAAAAATAGTTTGTCCGCTAAAATCTAATTGTGTACCTTGTTTCATGAGTTCTTGGTTTAAAGTGTTTGTTAATGGTTCACTATTAAGCTACAACCTTTTTTTCAAGAACTCTTTTACATCATCTATCGAACCATTTCATACATACGACCTTTTGCGCGCGATAAGTATGCAGCCATATGAGGTGCACTGATTATCAATGTGTTATCTTTGCTCCGACAACCAGTATTCTTAACTTAGAACATCGGCCCGCTCAATCGCCGCGCGAAGGGCTTTGTTCTTTTTGTCTTGACACAAAAAGAACCAAAAAAGTCAAGACTGCCCGATCCTTCCGCCCGCGGGGCCAGCTCCCGGCCCGGCGTGCAGTCTGGCTTTTGCGCGCTTTCTTTCTGCGCTTGGTAATCTATAAGGTTCAAACGTCATCCCTGTTTTTTTCCGGTTGGCCGGGTCCATTACTTGTAATGACGTTCTTTTTCTGTGCGCGAAAGCTGTCCTCCTGAGCCTGTCGAAGGACGTGCGGCATGGCCCCGTACGAGGTGTTTTTCGATGCGGCTTATTATTTCGCTTGCTTAAGTTGCTGATTGTCAATTTGTATGTCATTACTCGTATAATCAGTATTCTTAATTTATAGCATCGTCCCGCTCAAACGCCGCGGGAAGGGGCTTGTCACGTTTGTCTTGATACAAAAAGTAAGCAAAAACCGACCGTAGGGAGCTCATGAAGAGTCAAACGTCATCACTATTTTTTCCGGACGGCAGGTTCCGTTACTCTGAATAACATAAGAATCTTTACATAAATGAAGCAACCAATAACTCAATAACCAAGTAGCCAATAACTACTTCAACCCTTCCCACTCGGCATAAAACTGCTCCAGGTATTGCTCCATAAAGGCATGGCGTTGTTGCGCAATCATTTTCCCGGTAGAAGTATTCATGCGGTCTTTGAGCAAGAGTAATTTTTCGTGAAAATGGTTGATGGTGGGTGCCGAGGTGTTTTTGTATTCCTCTTTGCTCATATTGAGGTTAGGGGCTATATCCGGATTATGCATTTCGCGGTTTTTGAAACCACCATAGGTAAATGCCCGGGCAATGCCAATGGCGCCAATGGCATCAAGCCGGTCGGCGTCTTGTACTACCTGTAGTTCCGGGGAGGTAAAGCTGAGCTTTTCGAAACTTGCCTTGAACGACATGTTGCGGATAATTTGCTGTACATGCTCAACAATAGCGGCATCAGTGTCAATACTTCGCAAAAACAGACCTGCCATTTCGGGGCCTATTTCTTCATCGCCTCCATAAAACTTACTATCGGCAATATCGTGCAGTAAAGCGGCCAGTTCAACAACCAGCATATCAACGGCCTCTTGCCGCCCAATTAGTTTGGCATTGTTCCAAACCCGCTGAATGTGCCACCAATCGTGTCCGGCTTCGGCGCCTTGCAAGGTTTGGCGTACATATTCGGCAGTTTTATCAATCAATTGCCCATCCTCTATCAGCATAAATCAATTATTCGTAGTTTACAATAATGGTTGGCAGCAGGGTAGCGTAGTTTAACGGAACTTGGTCGGTAGCGTTAATCGGCGAATGGTGCTGATAATAATCCAAAATGGCTTTTAAAGCAGCGGGCCGGATAGACGTATCCGGCTTATAATTAAAGGAAAACTGAACAATAAAATCGTAAGAACTTACTTCGCTGGGTATCACCCATTTGCCATTCGTTCTTCTTAACGCGTCAATAGCCGGTTGTGTAAGCAGGTAGTCATCAGCATAATAAACTACAATGCTGGTTATCATGCCCTTGCTATCCACTGTTAATTTAAACATGGCTAAGCCGGTAGCTTTGGCTTTAATTATTTGCGGGCTTACCGTTAAGTTATCCTTAAAAAACTGAAATAGCGTATCAATGCCGCCTTTAAATGGAGCAGGCAGTTCTCTTTTAGGTTGTGCTTTAGTACCCGCATCCTTTTTCTGAGCAAATGCACAACTGTATAATGATATTAAAGCTATTATAAAAATTATCCTTTTCATTTTTACTCCAATTTGGGTTCCCTTTTACTGCCGTCATACAATTCGTACTCTAACAGGCGGCAATCTAATTTACCGTTATAAAACTCAATTTTGCGCGATGCCTTTAGCCCTATTTTCTTAGCCAGATCGGGGTTTCCGGTAAAAATATAGCCTTTATAGCCTTTGCATTCCTGCTTCATAAAGTCGCCTATGCGTTTGTAGGTGGCTTCCAGCTTGCTATGCACGCCCAGGCGTTCGCCATATTCCGGGTTAAAAAATACCACACCCGCTTGCTCAGGTACTACGGTTTCAGCAAAATCGCAAACGGCAAAATCAATTAAATGGTCAACCCCGGCAGTTTTGGCATTTTTACGGGCTATATCAACTGCATCGTCAGACAGATCAGTGGCTACGATTTTAAAATCGAGTTGTTTAATCGCTTTGTCTTTGATTATCCTGCGCTCGTTAAAAAATATCTGCTCGTCGTAACCTAAAATGTGCATAAAGGCATAGTTCATCCTGAAAAAGCCCGGTGGCTTATCGGTAGCCAGCAAAGCAGCTTCGATGGCCAAGGTGCCCGATCCGCACATGGGGTTTACAAACGGACTTTTTTTATCCCAGCCCGTAGCCATAATGGTTGACGCTGCCAGGGCCTCGAGCATAGGTGCCTTGCCCGGAATTTTGCGGTAACTGTGTTTGGCCAGTGTTTCGCCCGATGTATCGATGAAGATTTCGGCCTGATCTTCCTGCCAGTACAGGTGAACCACTGTTTTATTAAGCTCGGGGCCAGAGTTGGGGCGGATGCCCTTAATACTCTTTATCCTATCTGCAATGGCATCTTTAACCTTTACGTTGGCAAACAAGGGGGTTAAGATGTGCTCGTTATTAACGTTGGACGTTACCGAGAAGTAGCCCGAAAAATCAATCAGCTTTTCCCATTCAATGGTAACCAGGTGATCGTACAGCTCCTTGGGGTTTTCGGCCTTAAAGGTGCCAAGCGAATAAAGTATCTGGCTTACACAGCGCAGGTTGATGTTAAGGGGGATACAATCGTTTACGGTGCCCAGCAGCTCAAGGCCGGTAGGGAATATCCGTTTGATCTCGAAGCCCAGCGCTTCTACCTCATCCTTTAAATAGGGTGATAACCTTTTATTACAGGTTAGGATGATTTTACTTGGAGTGTGGAAAACTTGCATAGTTAAGTTTGCGAATTTAAGGATTAAATACTCCCGTTTTTATTTGATATCGCTTAACTTTACATTTTTAATTTAATAATTATGGAGATCAAAGGTAAAGTACACGAAGTATCTGCAACTATGCAGGTTACAGAATCGCTTAAAAAGAGAGAACTGATACTTGAATATATAGAAAATCCTCAATATCCCGAATATTTAAAGTTCGAAGCTATTCAGGATCGCTGCGCGTTGTTAGATAATGTGAAGACTGGCGACGATGTGGAAGTATTTTTTAACCTGAAGGGCAGGCCCTGGACGGACAAAACCGGGAAGAAAACTTATTTTAACTCGCTACAACTGTGGAAAGTTAACGCTTTAAGCGCCGGTACATCAGCAACAGCGCCCGAGTATGCTGCGCCTGTTAACCTGAGCGCTGCGCCAGGTGAGGATGATGACCTGCCGTTTTAATAGCCCCACCCAAACCCTCCCCGGTAGGGAGGGCTTTTAAAAAGTTATTTTTAAGTCTACCCGTTCAAGTCTCCCCTACCGGGGGAGATTTAGAGGGGGCTTGCTTTGCTTAAAAAACAATCTTGCCGAAAGAGGTTACCAGCGATGCGATACGCACGGCATCAAAAATACGCTCTTCGGTAGTTGCCATTTTAATTAACGAATCTTCGTGCGCGTTTACGCACATCTCGCAGCCGTTAACGGCCGATACGGCCAGGCTCATCAGTTCAAAAAATTCTTTTCCGGTTACAGGTTTAGCCATAATTTGCATGCGGATGCGGGCAGGTATCTGGGTATACTTTTCTTTTTGGGTAAAGTGCCTGAAACGGTAAAATATATTGTTTGATGCCAGTAACGATGCACAAGCCACGGCTTCGGCAATATCAGCGGCGCTTGCACCGTGCTGTTCGGCATATTGGGTAAAAAAAGCGGTTAGCGGTTTGTTATTGTTATTAACAGCTGTACTTAAACCTAATAAAGCACACTCTTTTTCGCTCAGATGAGCGGATGTTAGGGTGCTGGTAAAGTTCAGTTTTAAATCGCGCAGGTAGCGTGACTCGCCGCTTTCAAGCAAGCTCAGGCTGGCTGTTCTGTAATCGGCGCCAAGGCCAACACTTTCAAGTATTTCGGTTATGATATCAGTAGTTTCGCTCATGGTGTAGTTAATGAGTTATTGGTTATTGAGTTGTTAAGTTACTACCAGGTAGATTACCAGGTATACTTCTTAAAAGAAGCCCTCACAATCGCAATGGACTGTGAGGGCTATATAAGCTATTATGCAGGGCAATTATGCAGTTAAAGTTTCTTGTCCTTTTTCCCAGTTGCAAGGGCAAAGTTCGTCGGTTTGTAAACCATCCAGTACACGTAAAACTTCTTTAACGTTACGGCCAACGCTTAAATCGTTAACACATACCCAACGGATAATACCTGTAGGGTCGATAATAAAAGTAGCACGGTAAGCAATTTTTTCTGTAGGCTCTAAAATACCCAGGTCTTCGGCCAATGATTTTGAAGTATCAGCCAGCATCGGGAATTTTAAATCGCGCAAATCGTCGTGATCTCTTCTCCAGGCAGCGTGTACAAATTCAGAATCGGTAGATGCGCCAATTAAACGTGCATCACGATCGCGGAATTCGCCGTAGCTTCTGTTAAATTCAGCAATTTCTGTAGGGCAAACAAAGGTAAAATCCTTTGGCCACCAAAACATTACTGTCCAAACGTTATCGTCGTTCACCAGGAAATCAGAAGTTAATGTTTCAAACTCTTTTCCTTTTTCGATACTTACTACCGCTGTTTTAGAGAATGCAGGGAATTTTTGTCCTATAGTTAACATAATTGTATTTTTTTAAGTTTTTGTTGATACAAATATAGTTATAATGCTTTTAGGATATAAATTCTAATAATTGATAGGATATAGAATTTGTCTATAATGATGATTGTTGATTATTGTTTTTATGAATAACTTGTTTTGTTGTTCCGAATAGAATAATTAATATATTGCATCATAATGAAAAAGAAACCTATCCTTATTATTGCAAGCATTTTAGTAGCCGTTGTATGTGTTTTTGCTTTTGTCCGGAGCAAATACTTAGTTAAACCTGATAAAAAAGATGTGATTGTTTTTTTAGATCGCTTTAATGCCGATCTGAAAAAAGGCAATACCGATACCTTACTCGATTATTTTGATGGCAGACAAAACGTTAAGCAGATAAAAAAATTATTGGGTTTAATTTCCAACAAAACCAGTTTGAATGGCAAGGATAAACCATTATTTGATGTTAATTTGTTAAGTGACGATAGCGAAATTAAAATAATTAATGCTGAGTTAACTGATGCTCAGGTGCCTGTTCAGTTTAAAGAGAACGGCGCTAACCTGAAACAAACTACTCTGCTGATTAAGCTGCGTAAAGTATCCGCTGGTCAGTTTAAGATTGTGCAAATAGATGCCCGTAAATTTGCAGGCGATTTTATGGTTTATGAGAACAATATCAGAACGAGAAATCGACGGCCTGAAGATATTTATGCGCCTATTACACTTAAGGCTTTTGCTACAGCCGAGCAATTAAAAACCAGGTATGATAGTGTGATATGGTTTGCGCATATTGACAATCAAACTTATTTTTATGTAGTGAAAGGCAAGTGGGGTAATGAAAGTGATCGCCCTGGTGCAAAAGACTCTGCCACTACTCCATATAAAATGGGCCTGCTGAACCCCCAATTGAAAGAGATTATATCGCCTCAATATGACTTGATCCATACCATTGGAGCCACTTTCCCCGGCATGATAGAAGTGGAAAAAGAACACAAAAGAGGATTTTATGATATTAACGGAAAAATTATTGTGCCTGTTAGTTATGATCAGATATTCCCAATTAACGATGATACCAATGCAGCGGTTTTAAAAAATGGAGCAGATTATTTTTATCTGAAAAAGGATATGAGTATATCTGAAAAGGTAGAGCTCAAACTAAATGATTTTTTTTCGAAGATTAAATATTTAAATTCTTCTTTTGATTTGTACCCCAAGGCTCTGTCATTGCCCGTACTTACCGAATATAACTCCCATGAGCAGCACGGGGCCATTTATATCGGCCCATCTTATCTCTCGGATTTGAATATTATTCACGGCGCACAAATAGATTTTCAAAACCCTTTGCGCAAAGTTGAATATTTTGATGTGCATAAAAATTATGAAATACGGTTTTCGGATAAAGACAGAATAGATACAGGCGACTGGTTGACAGCCAGCTTTTATTCAATAAGGGATTATTTTTTGGGAGGAAGAGCTGAATTTTACGACACAAAAAATGTTGTTATGTTAGATAAGAAAAACGATAGGATATTGACTCAACAGTTTGGTACCGACTACGGTAAAGACGAAGGCGATTCATATTCCGGTTCTTGTGACATCAACAATGTCAAGATATTAGCTGACTCCCTAATTGAAATAAAAACCGGGGCGACACTTAGCATCGAATTATATGATTCCACAAAAAGTATTGTAGGTGGCCCTTACTATCATTATTTAACGATTAAGGATAATCAATTTGTTGAATTACCCAATAGGCGCAGCTTTGGTTTTACCAAATATGTTAAGATGGATGATTCATATTTATACGGGTGTTTCGAAATGTGGAGGCCCAATTCTAAAACAAAAACTTTTGACCACCTTACGCCAGAAATACTTCGTTACATGAAAAACGAAATATATGCCGATTATCGATATGCATTTAAAGATAAGCGATGGCAAGATATTTTTCTGTACCTCACATCAGAATTTGATGCTAAAACATCAGACTTAAAACCCAATAACGCTAATGTAGACGATTCTTTAACGGTTATTGATAAATATAACATCAACTGGATTAATCAAAAACTAAAGGCGCAAAAGCCCAATACGCTGGCCGCCAAATGAGTATTGCTGGTAAACTGCTGAGGTACCTGGCATTGTTCTGGATTTTAGTGCTGAGCCTGGGTACCTTTTATTTATACGGCAACTTTAAAACCAACGAAGGTTTTTTACAGTTAAAGCAATTTGCTATCCAAACGGGAACATATCTGCCTGCTTTTTACAGCCACATTTTTGGCAGCAGCGTGATATTGCTGGTTGGTTTTGCGCAATTTTCAAAAAGGATATATAATAACAGGCCCCTGCACCGGCGCTTAGGGAAGATATATGTGTTTGGTGTATTACTGTTTGCGGCTCCCGGCGCCTATGTAATGACGTTTTTTATTCATCGTGGCAACGG
Proteins encoded in this window:
- a CDS encoding IS110 family RNA-guided transposase, producing the protein MKQGTQLDFSGQTIFVGIDVHKKSWKVSLRSTHMELKTFSQEPSPKALSGHLQQNYPSADYRLVYEAGFCGFGYQRQFSELGMSCIVVNPADVPLTDKEKQRKSDTVDCRKLSKTLSEGALKGIFVPGIEQQDDRGIIRVYQQMIKDQTRYKNQIKGWLNFQDQSVAVDTDKYWSNHYICLLKALCLPPSARINLDILLQGYQQTRIMVLTATREVRALSRQPRYQQIIELIRTIPGIGEITALLLVTEIGDIERFDSLDALCGYVGLVPDIHSSGDQKIILGLTKRAHHQLREKLIEASWIAVRLDPAMTLAFNNLCKRMKKNKAIIRIAKKMLNRIRFVMKNQKPYVTSVVK
- a CDS encoding HD domain-containing protein yields the protein MLIEDGQLIDKTAEYVRQTLQGAEAGHDWWHIQRVWNNAKLIGRQEAVDMLVVELAALLHDIADSKFYGGDEEIGPEMAGLFLRSIDTDAAIVEHVQQIIRNMSFKASFEKLSFTSPELQVVQDADRLDAIGAIGIARAFTYGGFKNREMHNPDIAPNLNMSKEEYKNTSAPTINHFHEKLLLLKDRMNTSTGKMIAQQRHAFMEQYLEQFYAEWEGLK
- a CDS encoding THUMP domain-containing class I SAM-dependent RNA methyltransferase; protein product: MQVFHTPSKIILTCNKRLSPYLKDEVEALGFEIKRIFPTGLELLGTVNDCIPLNINLRCVSQILYSLGTFKAENPKELYDHLVTIEWEKLIDFSGYFSVTSNVNNEHILTPLFANVKVKDAIADRIKSIKGIRPNSGPELNKTVVHLYWQEDQAEIFIDTSGETLAKHSYRKIPGKAPMLEALAASTIMATGWDKKSPFVNPMCGSGTLAIEAALLATDKPPGFFRMNYAFMHILGYDEQIFFNERRIIKDKAIKQLDFKIVATDLSDDAVDIARKNAKTAGVDHLIDFAVCDFAETVVPEQAGVVFFNPEYGERLGVHSKLEATYKRIGDFMKQECKGYKGYIFTGNPDLAKKIGLKASRKIEFYNGKLDCRLLEYELYDGSKREPKLE
- a CDS encoding DUF3127 domain-containing protein, yielding MEIKGKVHEVSATMQVTESLKKRELILEYIENPQYPEYLKFEAIQDRCALLDNVKTGDDVEVFFNLKGRPWTDKTGKKTYFNSLQLWKVNALSAGTSATAPEYAAPVNLSAAPGEDDDLPF
- a CDS encoding carboxymuconolactone decarboxylase family protein, with product MSETTDIITEILESVGLGADYRTASLSLLESGESRYLRDLKLNFTSTLTSAHLSEKECALLGLSTAVNNNNKPLTAFFTQYAEQHGASAADIAEAVACASLLASNNIFYRFRHFTQKEKYTQIPARIRMQIMAKPVTGKEFFELMSLAVSAVNGCEMCVNAHEDSLIKMATTEERIFDAVRIASLVTSFGKIVF
- a CDS encoding peroxiredoxin, with the protein product MLTIGQKFPAFSKTAVVSIEKGKEFETLTSDFLVNDDNVWTVMFWWPKDFTFVCPTEIAEFNRSYGEFRDRDARLIGASTDSEFVHAAWRRDHDDLRDLKFPMLADTSKSLAEDLGILEPTEKIAYRATFIIDPTGIIRWVCVNDLSVGRNVKEVLRVLDGLQTDELCPCNWEKGQETLTA
- a CDS encoding WG repeat-containing protein, with amino-acid sequence MKKKPILIIASILVAVVCVFAFVRSKYLVKPDKKDVIVFLDRFNADLKKGNTDTLLDYFDGRQNVKQIKKLLGLISNKTSLNGKDKPLFDVNLLSDDSEIKIINAELTDAQVPVQFKENGANLKQTTLLIKLRKVSAGQFKIVQIDARKFAGDFMVYENNIRTRNRRPEDIYAPITLKAFATAEQLKTRYDSVIWFAHIDNQTYFYVVKGKWGNESDRPGAKDSATTPYKMGLLNPQLKEIISPQYDLIHTIGATFPGMIEVEKEHKRGFYDINGKIIVPVSYDQIFPINDDTNAAVLKNGADYFYLKKDMSISEKVELKLNDFFSKIKYLNSSFDLYPKALSLPVLTEYNSHEQHGAIYIGPSYLSDLNIIHGAQIDFQNPLRKVEYFDVHKNYEIRFSDKDRIDTGDWLTASFYSIRDYFLGGRAEFYDTKNVVMLDKKNDRILTQQFGTDYGKDEGDSYSGSCDINNVKILADSLIEIKTGATLSIELYDSTKSIVGGPYYHYLTIKDNQFVELPNRRSFGFTKYVKMDDSYLYGCFEMWRPNSKTKTFDHLTPEILRYMKNEIYADYRYAFKDKRWQDIFLYLTSEFDAKTSDLKPNNANVDDSLTVIDKYNINWINQKLKAQKPNTLAAK
- a CDS encoding DUF2306 domain-containing protein, encoding MSIAGKLLRYLALFWILVLSLGTFYLYGNFKTNEGFLQLKQFAIQTGTYLPAFYSHIFGSSVILLVGFAQFSKRIYNNRPLHRRLGKIYVFGVLLFAAPGAYVMTFFIHRGNGVLISFLLQNTLWIIATITAWRFAINGRVKLHVCMMRRSYALAFAAVTLRLYIWLFTVLGNGVAFENNYLIIAFLSWVPNLILVEIINYYDRGSYL